The proteins below come from a single Parageobacillus thermoglucosidasius genomic window:
- the gatB gene encoding Asp-tRNA(Asn)/Glu-tRNA(Gln) amidotransferase subunit GatB: MNFETVIGLEVHVELKTKSKIFSSSPNAFGAPPNTQTNVIDLGYPGVLPVLNRQAVEFAMKAAMALNCEIATETKFDRKNYFYPDNPKAYQISQYDQPLGRNGWIEIEVNGKKKKIGITRIHLEEDAGKLMHTGDGYSLVDFNRQGTPLIEIVSEPDIRSPEEAYAYLEKLKSIIQYTGVSDCKMEEGSLRCDANISLRPIGSTEFGTKTELKNLNSFNFVRMGLEYEAKRQEKILLSGGVIQQETRRFDEATKTTVLMRVKEGSEDYRYFPEPDLVMLYIDDEWKERVRASIPELPDARKKRYVEEFGLPEYDAKVLTLTKEMADFFEATVANGADPKLASNWLMVEVSGYLNAEQKELHEIALTPESLAGMIKLIQNGTISSKIAKKVFKELVEKGGDPEKIVKEKGLVQISDEATLRKIVLEVLDANPQSVEDYKNGKDRALGFLVGQVMKATKGQANPPLVNKLLVEEINKR, encoded by the coding sequence ATGAATTTTGAAACGGTTATCGGTCTTGAAGTTCACGTCGAGCTAAAGACAAAATCGAAAATTTTCTCCAGCAGCCCAAATGCGTTCGGAGCGCCCCCAAACACGCAAACGAACGTAATTGATTTAGGTTATCCGGGAGTTCTTCCTGTGCTGAACAGACAAGCAGTCGAATTTGCGATGAAAGCGGCGATGGCGCTAAATTGCGAAATCGCGACGGAAACGAAATTTGATCGGAAAAACTATTTTTATCCGGACAACCCGAAAGCATACCAAATCTCGCAATATGATCAGCCGCTTGGCCGAAACGGCTGGATTGAAATCGAAGTGAACGGCAAAAAGAAAAAGATCGGCATCACTCGTATTCATTTGGAAGAAGATGCGGGAAAACTGATGCATACCGGCGACGGCTATTCGCTCGTCGATTTCAACCGCCAAGGCACACCGCTCATCGAGATTGTGTCAGAACCGGACATCCGCTCTCCGGAAGAAGCGTACGCGTATTTGGAAAAATTAAAATCAATCATCCAATATACGGGTGTGTCCGATTGTAAAATGGAAGAAGGTTCGCTTCGCTGTGACGCGAACATTTCCCTTCGTCCGATCGGTTCAACCGAGTTTGGCACGAAGACAGAACTGAAAAACTTAAACTCGTTTAACTTTGTGCGCATGGGTTTAGAATACGAAGCAAAACGGCAAGAGAAAATTTTGCTTTCCGGCGGCGTCATCCAGCAAGAAACGCGGCGCTTTGATGAAGCGACGAAAACAACGGTGCTTATGCGCGTCAAAGAAGGATCGGAAGACTACCGCTATTTCCCAGAGCCAGATCTTGTTATGCTATATATCGACGATGAATGGAAAGAACGCGTCCGCGCGTCGATTCCGGAGCTTCCTGACGCCCGCAAAAAACGCTACGTCGAAGAGTTTGGCTTGCCGGAATATGACGCGAAAGTGCTGACACTGACAAAAGAAATGGCCGATTTCTTCGAAGCGACGGTCGCAAACGGGGCGGATCCGAAATTGGCGTCGAACTGGCTTATGGTCGAAGTGTCCGGTTATTTAAACGCCGAACAAAAAGAACTGCATGAGATCGCATTGACGCCGGAAAGCTTGGCCGGCATGATTAAGCTGATTCAAAACGGCACGATTTCTTCGAAAATCGCGAAAAAAGTGTTTAAAGAGCTCGTCGAAAAAGGCGGAGACCCAGAAAAAATCGTCAAAGAAAAAGGGCTTGTGCAAATTTCCGACGAAGCGACATTGCGCAAAATCGTCCTTGAAGTCCTTGACGCCAATCCGCAATCGGTCGAAGACTATAAAAACGGCAAAGACCGCGCGCTCGGTTTCTTAGTCGGACAAGTGATGAAAGCGACAAAAGGGCAAGCGAATCCGCCGCTTGTCAATAAGTTGTTAGTAGAAGAAATTAACAAACGATAA